In one window of Musa acuminata AAA Group cultivar baxijiao chromosome BXJ3-2, Cavendish_Baxijiao_AAA, whole genome shotgun sequence DNA:
- the LOC135631821 gene encoding uncharacterized protein LOC135631821 isoform X2: MPTHCTLQLRWYFWFSCFPRPGVNPPDGKHTSGSEFLKVERFLERPRRPLPPRSPFSASMDSRGEEAGVNPPDGTRPDIYELFCHYNALYFRDALGACALSWASSSPYPSYAAYCHYYDGGGCEIHLSKPLLKTCTASDLKNVLLHEMIHAYLLIEYNNKDHSDHGPSFQDMMNSINSNSVIDPQRPIGGYNITIDHGFQKDHNDDGVHQWICELCGEVILSTTNRGPSADDCIENVGPDAFCDNPLCHWHSHNKQCSGRYSICGPPECYGDKTSSRGKQECHENRTEKLPHLAGQTKQRLHKTGQKKDKHNGQKNNLAKYLLPSEMQCAVAAGGRKRRKKCVSKKHVSTRPKRRKLTRCDNKCTVVIEWLGLFEDEEAEDDSEPLVNKRSERRKKQKLLSGIKD; the protein is encoded by the exons ATGCCTACGCATTGCACTCTTCAGTTGCGTTGGTATTTTTGGTTTAGCTGCTTTCCGCGACCCGGCGTGAATCCGCCGGACGGAAAGCACACGAGTGGAAGCGAGTTCTTGAAGGTGGAGCGGTTCCTCGAAAGGCCACGCCGACCCCTTCCACCTCGCAGCCCATTCTCCGCCTCAATGGATTCAAGGGGAGAGGAGGCCGGCGTGAATCCGCCGGACGGGACACGCCCGGACATCTACGAGCTCTTCTGCCATTACAACGCCCTCTACTTCCGCGACGCCCTCGGCGCCTGTGCCCTCTCCTGGGCCTCCTCCTCGCCTTACCCCAG CTATGCTGCCTACTGTCACTATTATGATGGTGGCGGTTGTGAGATACACCTGTCTAAGCCCTTGTTGAAGACCTGCACTGCTTCTGATCTTAAAAATGTTTTACTACATGAGATGATTCATGCTTACCTCTTGATTGAGTACAATAACAAGGATCACAG TGACCATGGTCCAAGTTTCCAGGATATGATGAATTCAATAAACTCCAACTCGGTTATAGATCCTCAG AGACCGATAGGAGGATACAACATCACGATCGATCATGGGTTTCAGAAGGACCATAATGATGATGGAGTTCACCAATGGATT TGTGAACTGTGTGGTGAGGTAATCTTGTCAACCACAAATAGAGGACCTTCAGCCGATGACTGCATCGAAAATGTGGGGCCTGATGCATTTTGTGACAACCCATTATGTCACTGGCATAG CCATAACAAGCAGTGCAGTGGTAGATACTCTATATGTGGGCCACCTGAATGTTACGGTGACAAAACTAGTTCAAGAG GCAAACAAGAGTGTCATGAGAACAGGACTGAAAAATTGCCCCATCTAGCTGGACAGACCAAACAAAGATTACATAAAACAGGACAAAAGAAGGATAAGCACAATGGCCAAAAAAATAATTTAGCCAAGTATTTGCTGCCTTCAG AAATGCAGTGCGCTGTGGCAGCAGGAGGCCGTAAACGAAGAAAAAAATGTGTTTCCAAGAAGCATGTTTCTACTCGCCCAAAAAGAAGAAAGCTGACAAGATGTGACAACAAATGCACAGTTGT
- the LOC135631821 gene encoding uncharacterized protein LOC135631821 isoform X1 codes for MPTHCTLQLRWYFWFSCFPRPGVNPPDGKHTSGSEFLKVERFLERPRRPLPPRSPFSASMDSRGEEAGVNPPDGTRPDIYELFCHYNALYFRDALGACALSWASSSPYPSYAAYCHYYDGGGCEIHLSKPLLKTCTASDLKNVLLHEMIHAYLLIEYNNKDHSDHGPSFQDMMNSINSNSVIDPQRPIGGYNITIDHGFQKDHNDDGVHQWICELCGEVILSTTNRGPSADDCIENVGPDAFCDNPLCHWHSHNKQCSGRYSICGPPECYGDKTSSRGKQECHENRTEKLPHLAGQTKQRLHKTGQKKDKHNGQKNNLAKYLLPSGDATQSSANTSSSRDDSCKEINFEQLKRDPEMQCAVAAGGRKRRKKCVSKKHVSTRPKRRKLTRCDNKCTVVIEWLGLFEDEEAEDDSEPLVNKRSERRKKQKLLSGIKD; via the exons ATGCCTACGCATTGCACTCTTCAGTTGCGTTGGTATTTTTGGTTTAGCTGCTTTCCGCGACCCGGCGTGAATCCGCCGGACGGAAAGCACACGAGTGGAAGCGAGTTCTTGAAGGTGGAGCGGTTCCTCGAAAGGCCACGCCGACCCCTTCCACCTCGCAGCCCATTCTCCGCCTCAATGGATTCAAGGGGAGAGGAGGCCGGCGTGAATCCGCCGGACGGGACACGCCCGGACATCTACGAGCTCTTCTGCCATTACAACGCCCTCTACTTCCGCGACGCCCTCGGCGCCTGTGCCCTCTCCTGGGCCTCCTCCTCGCCTTACCCCAG CTATGCTGCCTACTGTCACTATTATGATGGTGGCGGTTGTGAGATACACCTGTCTAAGCCCTTGTTGAAGACCTGCACTGCTTCTGATCTTAAAAATGTTTTACTACATGAGATGATTCATGCTTACCTCTTGATTGAGTACAATAACAAGGATCACAG TGACCATGGTCCAAGTTTCCAGGATATGATGAATTCAATAAACTCCAACTCGGTTATAGATCCTCAG AGACCGATAGGAGGATACAACATCACGATCGATCATGGGTTTCAGAAGGACCATAATGATGATGGAGTTCACCAATGGATT TGTGAACTGTGTGGTGAGGTAATCTTGTCAACCACAAATAGAGGACCTTCAGCCGATGACTGCATCGAAAATGTGGGGCCTGATGCATTTTGTGACAACCCATTATGTCACTGGCATAG CCATAACAAGCAGTGCAGTGGTAGATACTCTATATGTGGGCCACCTGAATGTTACGGTGACAAAACTAGTTCAAGAG GCAAACAAGAGTGTCATGAGAACAGGACTGAAAAATTGCCCCATCTAGCTGGACAGACCAAACAAAGATTACATAAAACAGGACAAAAGAAGGATAAGCACAATGGCCAAAAAAATAATTTAGCCAAGTATTTGCTGCCTTCAGGTGATGCAACTCAAAGTTCAGCGAATACTTCTTCCTCTAGAGATGATTCTTGCAAGGAAATTAATTTTGAACAGTTGAAACGCGACCCAGAAATGCAGTGCGCTGTGGCAGCAGGAGGCCGTAAACGAAGAAAAAAATGTGTTTCCAAGAAGCATGTTTCTACTCGCCCAAAAAGAAGAAAGCTGACAAGATGTGACAACAAATGCACAGTTGT
- the LOC135631600 gene encoding eukaryotic translation initiation factor 3 subunit F-like, which yields MAVVEFFPPPSPMPSATLHPVVRFNICDCYVRRPDQAERVIGTLLGSVSDGVLEIKNSYAVPHNEPADQVALDVDYHNNMYMCHLKVNPKEVTVGWFSTGFGVSGGSALIHDFYNILPPIHLTVDTGLRNGQASIKAYILVNLSLGDGPLAAQFQEIHLDLKMIEAERVGSDVLKTTVTDKLPNDLEGMEASTKRLYSLIDDIYKYVDDVVEGRAAPDNDIGRFLANELASVLKFLQMIFDNVFNKIIQDNFALFYLSSLIRTQLSIVEKLNTAAQIL from the exons ATGGCGGTAGTAGAGTTCTTCCCGCCGCCGTCGCCGATGCCGTCGGCGACGCTGCACCCCGTTGTCCGCTTCAACATCTGTGACTGCTACGTCCGGCGCCCCGACCAGGCCGAACGCGTAATCGGGACCCTCCTTGGCTCCGTCTCCGACGGCGTCCTTGAGATCAAGAACTCCTACGCCGTCCCCCACAACGAGCCCGCCGACCAG GTTGCATTAGATGTTGATTACCACAATAACATGTACATGTGCCACCTAAAGGTGAATCCCAAGGAAGTTACAGTTGGATG GTTTTCAACTGGCTTTGGTGTTTCTGGTGGGAGTGCATTGATACATGACTTCTAT AATATTCTTCCACCCATTCATCTTACAGTTGATACTGGATTAAGAAATGGACAAGCTTCCATAAAAGCTTATATACTTGTCAATTTGTCTCTTGGAGATGGGCCTCTTGCAGCGCAATTTCAAGAAATTCATCTTGATTTGAAGATGATTGAAGCAGAAAGAGTTGGAT CTGACGTCTTAAAGACTACTGTTACTGACAAGCTCCCCAATGACTTGGAGGGAATGGAAGCTTCAACAAAGAGATTGTATTCTCTGATTGATGATATCTACAAATATGTAGATGATGTTGTG GAGGGACGAGCGGCCCCAGATAATGATATTGGTAGATTTCTTGCCAATGAATTGGCTTCCGTTCTGAAATTTCTGCAAATGATTTTTGACAATGTTTTCAACAAAATAATTCAG GATAATTTTGCATTGTTTTACCTGTCAAGCCTCATTAGGACACAACTAAGCATAGTAGAGAAGCTGAACACGGCTGCTCAGATATTGTAA